From the genome of Leptodactylus fuscus isolate aLepFus1 chromosome 1, aLepFus1.hap2, whole genome shotgun sequence, one region includes:
- the LOC142216290 gene encoding heterogeneous nuclear ribonucleoprotein D0-like isoform X1 → MLGEDGMQDETMMEASASEAEGSGPSEGIKINASKAEEDEGKMFIGGLSWDTTKKDLKDYFSKFGEVVDCTLKLDPITGRSRGFGFVLFKESEGVDKVMEQKEHKLNGKVIDPKRAKAMKTKEPVKKIFVGGLSPDTPEEKIREYFGTFGEVEAIELPMDNKTNKRRGFCFITFTEEEPVKKIMEKKYHNVGLSKCEIKVALSKEQYQQQQQWGTRGGGSSTRSRGRGGGSSQSWSQGYSSYWNPSYSSYGYNNQGYGGYGNYDYSGYNYYGYGDYNNQQSGYGKTARRGGHQNSYKPY, encoded by the exons ATGTTGGGTGAAGACGGGATGCAAGACGAAACCATGATGGAGGCCTCCGCCAGCGAGGCTGAAGGCAGCGGGCCTAGCGAGGGCATCAAAATCAACGCTAGTAAGGCCGAGGAAGACGAGGG GAAGATGTTTATTGGAGGGCTTAGCTGGGACACTACAAAAAAAGATCTGAAGGATTACTTTTCAAAATTTGGAGAAGTTGTAGACTGTACCTTGAAATTGGATCCAATCACTGGTCGGTCAAGAGGCTTTGGCTTTGTATTATTTAAGGAATCTGAAGGTGTTGATAAG GTGATGGAGCAAAAAGAACACAAGTTAAATGGCAAAGTAATTGATCCAAAAAGGGCAAAAGCAATGAAGACAAAAGAACCAGTGAAGAAAATATTTGTGGGTGGCTTATCCCCAGACACACCAGAAGAAAAGATAAGGGAGTACTTTGGGACATTTGGGGAG GTTGAAGCAATTGAGCTTCCAATGGACAACAAGACCAATAAGCGTCGCGGTTTCTGTTTCATCACGTTTACTGAAGAAGAACCAGtgaaaaaaataatggaaaagaAATACCATAATGTTGGCTTGAGTAAA TGTGAAATTAAGGTAGCACTTTCTAAGGAACAGTACCAGCAACAGCAGCAGTGGGGCACAAGAGGCGGAGGATCCTCTACAAGATCTCGTGGACGAGGAGGAG GCTCAAGTCAAAGCTGGAGCCAAGGATACAGTAGTTATTGGAATCCAAGCTACAGTAGTTATGGCTATAACAACCAGGGTTATGGCGGCTATGGCAACTATGACTACTCTGGTTATAACTACTATGGATATGGAGATTACAATA atCAGCAGAGTGGTTATGGGAAAACAGCCAGACGAGGTGGTCATCAAAATAGTTACAAACCGTACTAA
- the LOC142216290 gene encoding heterogeneous nuclear ribonucleoprotein D0-like isoform X2, with product MLGEDGMQDETMMEASASEAEGSGPSEGIKINASKAEEDEGKMFIGGLSWDTTKKDLKDYFSKFGEVVDCTLKLDPITGRSRGFGFVLFKESEGVDKVMEQKEHKLNGKVIDPKRAKAMKTKEPVKKIFVGGLSPDTPEEKIREYFGTFGEVEAIELPMDNKTNKRRGFCFITFTEEEPVKKIMEKKYHNVGLSKCEIKVALSKEQYQQQQQWGTRGGGSSTRSRGRGGGSSQSWSQGYSSYWNPSYSSYGYNNQGYGGYGNYDYSGYNYYGYGDYNKWLWENSQTRWSSK from the exons ATGTTGGGTGAAGACGGGATGCAAGACGAAACCATGATGGAGGCCTCCGCCAGCGAGGCTGAAGGCAGCGGGCCTAGCGAGGGCATCAAAATCAACGCTAGTAAGGCCGAGGAAGACGAGGG GAAGATGTTTATTGGAGGGCTTAGCTGGGACACTACAAAAAAAGATCTGAAGGATTACTTTTCAAAATTTGGAGAAGTTGTAGACTGTACCTTGAAATTGGATCCAATCACTGGTCGGTCAAGAGGCTTTGGCTTTGTATTATTTAAGGAATCTGAAGGTGTTGATAAG GTGATGGAGCAAAAAGAACACAAGTTAAATGGCAAAGTAATTGATCCAAAAAGGGCAAAAGCAATGAAGACAAAAGAACCAGTGAAGAAAATATTTGTGGGTGGCTTATCCCCAGACACACCAGAAGAAAAGATAAGGGAGTACTTTGGGACATTTGGGGAG GTTGAAGCAATTGAGCTTCCAATGGACAACAAGACCAATAAGCGTCGCGGTTTCTGTTTCATCACGTTTACTGAAGAAGAACCAGtgaaaaaaataatggaaaagaAATACCATAATGTTGGCTTGAGTAAA TGTGAAATTAAGGTAGCACTTTCTAAGGAACAGTACCAGCAACAGCAGCAGTGGGGCACAAGAGGCGGAGGATCCTCTACAAGATCTCGTGGACGAGGAGGAG GCTCAAGTCAAAGCTGGAGCCAAGGATACAGTAGTTATTGGAATCCAAGCTACAGTAGTTATGGCTATAACAACCAGGGTTATGGCGGCTATGGCAACTATGACTACTCTGGTTATAACTACTATGGATATGGAGATTACAATA AGTGGTTATGGGAAAACAGCCAGACGAGGTGGTCATCAAAATAG